The following proteins are co-located in the Penaeus monodon isolate SGIC_2016 chromosome 10, NSTDA_Pmon_1, whole genome shotgun sequence genome:
- the LOC119578058 gene encoding keratin-associated protein 19-2-like: MKTLTIAVALVAFIAISVSGDPEADAEPSRYSGGFGSHGLVSFRPVYSSYGYGRWKRSAEAEPVAEAEAEADPSRFGYGYGGYGHVSFRPVYSSYSYGRWKRSAEAEPGFSFGRSFGGHGRFGGYRGYGGYGGSFGGHGRFYG; encoded by the exons ATGAAAACTTTG ACTATCGCTGTCGCCCTCGTGGCGTTTATCGCTATCAGTGTGAGCGGTgatcctgaagctgatgctgagcCCAGCCGCTATAGCGGCGGCTTTGGAAGCCATGGACTCGTGTCCTTCAGGCCTGTGTACAGCAGCTATGGTTACGGACgctggaagaggagtgctgaggctgAGCCTGTAGCTGAGGCTGAGGCCGAGGCTGATCCCTCCCGCTTCGGATACGGCTATGGCGGCTATGGGCACGTGTCCTTCAGGCCGGTGTACAGCAGCTACAGCTACGGACgctggaagaggagtgctgaggctgAGCCCGGATTCAGCTTCGGTCGCAGCTTCGGAGGTCACGGCCGCTTCGGAGGTTACAGGGGCTATGGAGGCTACGGTGGAAGCTTTGGGGGCCATGGTCGTTTCTACGGTTGA
- the LOC119577649 gene encoding uncharacterized protein LOC119577649 — protein sequence MATINELIIKGLVFYRPVYRSYSYGRWKRNAEAKAEPEADPSRFGYGNGGYGHVSFRPVYSNYGYGRWKRSAEAEPRFSFGRSFGGHSRFGSYSGSFGGHGRFYG from the exons ATGGCAACTATAAATGAGCTGATCATAAAAG GACTCGTGTTCTACAGACCCGTGTACAGAAGCTACAGTTACGGACGTTGGAAGAGGAATGCTGAGGCTAAGGCCGAGCCTGAGGCTGATCCTTCCCGCTTCGGATACGGCAATGGCGGCTATGGGCACGTGTCCTTCAGGCCCGTGTACAGCAACTACGGTTACGGACgctggaagaggagtgctgaggctgAGCCCAGATTCAGCTTCGGCCGCAGCTTTGGAGGACACAGCCGCTTCGGAAGCTACAGTGGAAGCTTTGGAGGACATGGTCGTTTCTACGGTTAA
- the LOC119578069 gene encoding shematrin-like protein 2: MKTLAITVALVAFIAVSVSGDPEADAEPSRYGGGFGGHGLVSYRPVYRSYSYGRWKRSAEAEAEAEPEADPSRFGYGYGGYGHVSYRPVYSSYGYGRWKRSAEAEPVVSVSGDPEADAEPSRYGGGFGGHGLVSYRPVYRSYSYGRWKRSAEAEAEAEPEADPSRYGSYGHVSFRPVYSSYGYGRWKRSAEAEPGFSFGRSFGGHGRFGGYRGYGGYGGSFGGHGRFYG; the protein is encoded by the exons ATGAAGACTTTG GCCATCACTGTCGCCCTCGTGGCGTTTATCGCTGTCAGTGTGAGCGGTgatcctgaagctgatgctgagcCCAGCCGCTATGGAGGCGGCTTTGGAGGCCATGGACTCGTGTCCTACAGACCCGTGTACAGAAGCTACAGTTACGGACGTTGGAAGAGGAGTGCTGAAGCTGAGGCTGAGGCCGAGCCTGAGGCTGATCCCTCCCGCTTCGGATACGGCTATGGCGGCTATGGGCACGTGTCCTACAGGCCCGTGTACAGCAGTTACGGCTACGGACgctggaagaggagtgctgaggctgAGCC CGTTGTCAGTGTAAGTGGTgatcctgaagctgatgctgagcCTAGCCGCTATGGAGGCGGCTTTGGAGGCCATGGACTCGTGTCTTACAGACCCGTGTACAGAAGTTACAGTTACGGACGTtggaagaggagtgctgaggctgAGGCTGAGGCCGAGCCTGAGGCTGATCCTTCCCGATATGGCAGCTATGGGCACGTGTCCTTCAGGCCTGTGTACAGCAGCTATGGTTACGGACgctggaagaggagtgctgaggctgAGCCCGGATTCAGCTTCGGTCGCAGCTTTGGAGGTCACGGCCGCTTCGGAGGCTACAGGGGCTATGGGGGCTACGGCGGAAGCTTTGGGGGACATGGTCGTTTCTACGGTTGA
- the LOC119578056 gene encoding cuticle protein 64-like isoform X2, translating into MKTLAIAVALVAFVVVSVSGDPEADAEPSRYGGGFGGHGLVSYRPAYRSYSYGRWKRSAEAEAEAEAEPEADPSRFGYGYGSYGHVSFRPVYSSYGYGRWKRSAEAEPVAEAEAEADPSRFGYGYGGYGHVSHRPVYSSYGYGRWKRSAEAEPGFSLGRSFGGHGRFGGYRGYGGYGGSFGGHGRFYG; encoded by the exons ATGAAGACTTTG GCCATCGCTGTCGCCCTCGTGGCGTTTGTCGTTGTCAGTGTAAGTGGTgatcctgaagctgatgctgagcCCAGCCGCTATGGAGGCGGCTTTGGAGGCCATGGACTCGTGTCTTACAGACCCGCGTACAGAAGTTACAGTTACGGACgctggaagaggagtgctgaggctgAGGCTGAGGCTGAGGCCGAGCCTGAGGCTGATCCTTCCCGCTTCGGATACGGCTATGGCAGCTATGGGCACGTGTCCTTTAG GCCCGTGTACAGCAGCTATGGTTACGGACgctggaagaggagtgctgaggctgAGCCTGTAGCTGAGGCTGAGGCCGAGGCTGATCCTTCCCGCTTCGGATACGGCTATGGCGGCTATGGGCACGTGTCCCACAGGCCCGTGTACAGCAGCTACGGCTACGGACgctggaagaggagtgctgaggctgAGCCTGGATTCAGCCTCGGTCGCAGCTTCGGAGGTCACGGCCGCTTCGGAGGTTACAGGGGCTATGGAGGCTACGGTGGAAGCTTTGGGGGCCATGGTCGTTTCTACGGTTGA
- the LOC119578056 gene encoding cuticle protein 64-like isoform X1, with protein MKTLAIAVALVAFVVVSVSGDPEADAEPSRYGGGFGGHGLVSYRPAYRSYSYGRWKRSAEAEAEAEAEPEADPSRFGYGYGSYGHVSFRPVYSSYGYGRWKRSAEAEPVAEAEAEADPSRFGYGYGGYGHVSHRPVYSSYGYGRWKRSAEAEPGFSLGRSFGGHGRFGGYRGYGGYGGSFGGHGRFYG; from the exons ATGAAGACTTTG GCCATCGCTGTCGCCCTCGTGGCGTTTGTCGTTGTCAGTGTAAGTGGTgatcctgaagctgatgctgagcCCAGCCGCTATGGAGGCGGCTTTGGAGGCCATGGACTCGTGTCTTACAGACCCGCGTACAGAAGTTACAGTTACGGACgctggaagaggagtgctgaggctgAGGCTGAGGCTGAGGCCGAGCCTGAGGCTGATCCTTCCCGCTTCGGATACGGCTATGGCAGCTATGGGCACGTGTCCTTTAGGCCTGTGTACAGCAGCTATGGTTACGGACgctggaagaggagtgctgag gctgAGCCTGTAGCTGAGGCTGAGGCCGAGGCTGATCCTTCCCGCTTCGGATACGGCTATGGCGGCTATGGGCACGTGTCCCACAGGCCCGTGTACAGCAGCTACGGCTACGGACgctggaagaggagtgctgaggctgAGCCTGGATTCAGCCTCGGTCGCAGCTTCGGAGGTCACGGCCGCTTCGGAGGTTACAGGGGCTATGGAGGCTACGGTGGAAGCTTTGGGGGCCATGGTCGTTTCTACGGTTGA
- the LOC119578056 gene encoding cuticle protein 64-like isoform X3 — translation MKTLAIAVALVAFIAVSVSGDPEADAEPSRYGGGFGGHGLVSYRPAYRSYSYGRWKRSAEAEAEPEADPSRFGYGMALWARVLRPVYSSYGYGRWKRSAEAEPVAEAEAEADPSRFGYGYGGYGHVSHRPVYSSYGYGRWKRSAEAEPGFSLGRSFGGHGRFGGYRGYGGYGGSFGGHGRFYG, via the exons ATGAAGACTTTG GCCATCGCTGTCGCCCTCGTGGCGTTTATCGCTGTCAGTGTGAGCGGTgatcctgaagctgatgctgagcCTAGCCGCTATGGAGGTGGCTTTGGAGGCCATGGACTCGTGTCTTACAGACCCGCGTACAGAAGCTACAGTTATGGACGTtggaagaggagtgctgaggctgAGGCCGAGCCTGAGGCTGATCCTTCCCGCTTCGGATACGGCATGGCGCTATGGGCACGTGTCCTTAGGCCCGTGTACAGCAGCTATGGTTACGGACgctggaagaggagtgctgaggctgAGCCTGTAGCTGAGGCTGAGGCCGAGGCTGATCCTTCCCGCTTCGGATACGGCTATGGCGGCTATGGGCACGTGTCCCACAGGCCCGTGTACAGCAGCTACGGCTACGGACgctggaagaggagtgctgaggctgAGCCTGGATTCAGCCTCGGTCGCAGCTTCGGAGGTCACGGCCGCTTCGGAGGTTACAGGGGCTATGGAGGCTACGGTGGAAGCTTTGGGGGCCATGGTCGTTTCTACGGTTGA